The Canis lupus dingo isolate Sandy chromosome 18, ASM325472v2, whole genome shotgun sequence genome includes the window aattttgagaaaatttcgAGTCACAGTACAGGTTTTCACCAATATTTAAGCTTTTATTAGAGGTTGAGGGTCCCTCCATGTAGATTCCTCAGTGAGGCAAGCTCAAGTATAGATTCCAGAGCAGAATTTCTTAGAACACCTTCTCCAAATGCCAGGTTGTCAAGACAGCCCCCTACATTAAGTTCCAGTTACATATGGATTAACACCTTGACCACATTCATTACGCTAGAATAAAACTTAGACAAAGAATTggtgtgtgctcacacacacaatcATTCTCTCACTAGTTAATGCTTTCCTTCTGAAGGCAAATTGATCCAGGAAGCTAAATTATCATGTTATTCACATATTCATCTTGACTATGACGAGATGTCAAAACCTTTCAACTAAGGTCTAtgataggtttttctttctttctttcttttttttttatttatgatagtcacacacacacagagagagagagagaggcagagacacacgcagagggagaagcaggctccatgcaccgggagcccgacgtgggactcgattccgggtgcccaggatcacgccctgggccaaaggcgggcgctaaactgcCAAGACATCCAGAGATCCCCAAGTAATCTTATTCTAATGCAATCCTCTCAGAATAAGGAgtctttatatttattactatttaataatataaatacaattaaatatacaaaaaagcaTGATTACAAATACTAATTGGTTTTAATCCTGAAggaaaaattttttatctttcctgTCCATGAAGGAAAACCAAACTGTTAAGGAAATATACATTAGAATCCCTGAATATCATGCATCAGCAGAAGTCACACTTTGCTACACCATAActttttcatggcatttttcacTTCCGCATTCCTCAGTGTATAGATCAGAGGGTTCAGCAAGGGTGTCCCAAAGGTATAAAACACTGCCACCACCTTGTCTACTGGAAATGTGGTTGCCGGGCGTGTATACATGAATATACATGGGCCAAAAAATAGGACAACCACAATAAAATGGGAGGTGCAGGTCGAAAGGGCTTTTCGCCTTCCTTCTGCACTGTAGTTTCTCAGAGAGTACAAGATGATAACATAGGAGATAAGCAGAATTATGAAACTCACCGTGCATATGGCTCCACTGTTAGAAACAACTAGCAAATTTATTACATAAGTGTCCATGCAAGCAAGTTTCAACAAGGGCTGCAAGTCACAGAAATAGTGATCAATCACATTGGGACCACAGAAAGGCAATCTCGAAGCCAGGAAAATTTGTGCTGAAGAGTGGATACAGGATCCCACCCAACCCAGAATCACCAGCACACTGCAGACATGCCTGTTCATGATGGTTGTGTATCGCAAGGGCTTACAAATGGCTACATAGCGATCAAAAGCCATGAGGATCAGCACGAAGATTTCCATGCATCCAAAGAAGTGGGCTGAAAAGACTTGAGTCATGCACTCATTGTAGGAAATGGTCTTCCTCTGAGAAATGGCATCCACAATCAATCTGGGGGCAATGGTTGTAGAGAGGCAAGCATCAGTAAAAGACAGGTAAAataggaagaagtacatgggacTCCCAAGGGTCCTGCTTCTTTTAATAGTCACTACAATGAGAAAGTTTCCCAACAGTGTGGCAAGGTAAAACATCAAGAAGACCCCAAATactgctttctgttttcttggatCCTGTGTCAAGCCAAACAGAATGAATTCATTCACAGTGCTATTCATCACCATTTTGTTGGTTGCAGGTAAGGTGACCTTGATAAGACCCTAAGCTGCAAAGCGAAGAAGAAGTCACATTATGGAGAGATCAGTAGGTTGAACTCTGTATTCCTCATCTGCTCCATGTTACTCCAACTTCCTTTAATTTCCTATGAATCTTTGTAAATCTGCAGAAGTCCATGCCTTTCCAAGATCAATCTATTGATTCAGAAACTAACCCAATTGGATCAAAGCCTTTGCATTTGGAGAATAAAAAGTCAATATCCTTCAAAATTTTTGAATTCTACAAAGATTGAAAATGGCAGAAATTGTACTTTCCTGGGCAAATGAATTAGCTGCCTTAACATTTAGCCTTAATCTGAAAAATTGAAATCTGTCTAAACTAGAGATTTCATGTGGGAAAGTCATAGTGGAAAAACATGGAAAAGCAAGTTTTCCTTCCAGCCAAAGCCATGAAAACCAGGATATGAAATTGGAATATAATTCTGTGGTCAAATATAAAATTTGGAgacaccatttgcttcaacgtggatggaactggagggtattattctgagtgaagtaagtcagtcggagaaggacaaacattatatgttctcattcatttggggaatataaataatagtgaaagggaatataagggaagggagaagaaatgtgtgggaaatatcagaaagggagacagaacgtaaagactgctaactctgggaaacgaactaggggtggtagaaggggaggacggcggggggtgggagtgaatgggtgatgggcactgggtgttattctgtatgttagtaaattgaacaccaataataaaaaaaaaaaggagacatacaAATTTAGCCCAACTGGAATTTGAGCCTATCTATAATAAAGTGCCCACCTCCTAAGAAGTGAGAGTTGCACTGAAaacattcatctttgtatctgcTGCACTGAGAAACAGTGGAAAGCATACCAGTACATCCGTTGTGGCCCCAACAAAGCAAATCAGTGGTGGCTTCAGATCTGTCACTTGCTCTCTCACAGAAGGACCAGAATTGCTCACTCTCAGTTGTTTCTCTGGGAGTGGATGAAGGGGGGTGTGTAGCAAAATTACACACCTCTCGTCGGCTTTAATAGGATCATTTTGTCATTGCTCCTTATGctcttgttgttattgttaagatttattatttttagaatagtgTTAGATTCATATCAAAACTGAGAGAAAGGCACACAGAGTCCCCATATAGCTCTGCCCCCACAAAATATCACCCCTGCCATTATCAACACTTCTGCCAGGATGGCACACTTGTCACAACTGATGAGCCAACCATAACCCACCATCAGCAACCAGAGGCAGAGTTAACCTTAGGTCCACTCTTCCTGTGgtacaatctacagatttaaataaatgctaaGGACATGCattcatcattataatatcatacagagcA containing:
- the LOC112651339 gene encoding olfactory receptor 4C11-like, translated to MVMNSTVNEFILFGLTQDPRKQKAVFGVFLMFYLATLLGNFLIVVTIKRSRTLGSPMYFFLFYLSFTDACLSTTIAPRLIVDAISQRKTISYNECMTQVFSAHFFGCMEIFVLILMAFDRYVAICKPLRYTTIMNRHVCSVLVILGWVGSCIHSSAQIFLASRLPFCGPNVIDHYFCDLQPLLKLACMDTYVINLLVVSNSGAICTVSFIILLISYVIILYSLRNYSAEGRRKALSTCTSHFIVVVLFFGPCIFMYTRPATTFPVDKVVAVFYTFGTPLLNPLIYTLRNAEVKNAMKKLWCSKV